One segment of Brassica napus cultivar Da-Ae chromosome C3, Da-Ae, whole genome shotgun sequence DNA contains the following:
- the LOC106389489 gene encoding phosphatidylinositol 4-kinase gamma 5-like, with protein MSRKLDSPIQTQMAVSVLKSPLTGEFHEFNKVGLGINSPVVGRRRVFVQTDTGCVLGLDLDRSDNAHTVKRKLQVALHFPTDESSLTFGDLVLKNDLTAVRSDSPLLLTRNSFHRSSSTPCLSPMRRGGDVQQHRDESGSIEILGNSVCLRQVVKDITKALKRDVEPVSVHSGLGGVYFFKNVRGESVAIVKPTDEEPFAPNNPKGFVGKALGQPGLKRSVRVGETGYREVAAYLLDKDGFAKVPPTALVKISHSIFNVNNGVKGGSKRMEKMLVSKIASLQQFIAHDYDASEHGTSSFPVSSVHRVGILDIRILNTDRHSGNLLVRKLDGVGMFGQVELIPIDHGLSLPETLEDPYFEWIHWPQASIPFSEEELKYIASLDPFEDCEMLRRELPMVREASLRVLVLCTVLLKEAAAYGLCLAEIGEMMTREVRPGDEEPSEIEVVCLEARSLIGEKEAESPRSDLGGEVEFQFDLDCEEAFTLGFTRSHLPKVEETTEEEDDEEEEEEDIKEKEGKVQAITKLSMSLKTTFLGEKSQKYQKHPGVRAESAYASSAHRSAEEQIPASTSFVNLADMSEEEWTMFLEKYQELLYPAFAKRKAITLGQNLRQRLGTSCQF; from the coding sequence ATGTCACGTAAGCTAGACAGTCCTATCCAAACACAAATGGCAGTTTCGGTTCTGAAGAGTCCCTTGACCGGGGAGTTTCATGAGTTTAACAAGGTGGGATTAGGAATCAACTCTCCTGTGGTGGGCCGTAGGCGTGTTTTTGTACAGACGGACACTGGTTGTGTGCTGGGGTTGGATCTGGATCGCAGCGACAACGCTCACACAGTGAAAAGGAAGTTACAGGTTGCTCTTCATTTCCCTACGGATGAAAGCTCCTTGACCTTTGGGGATTTGGTGCTTAAGAACGATCTAACTGCTGTGAGGAGTGATTCTCCTCTGCTACTAACTAGGAACAGTTTTCATAGAAGCTCGTCGACTCCATGTCTTTCACCAATGAGGCGTGGTGGTGATGTTCAGCAGCATAGAGATGAGAGCGGTTCTATAGAGATTCTTGGGAACTCGGTTTGTTTGAGGCAAGTCGTTAAGGATATCACAAAGGCCTTGAAGAGGGATGTTGAACCAGTTTCTGTACATAGCGGCCTTGGAGGTGTTTACTTCTTCAAGAACGTTCGTGGAGAGAGCGTTGCGATTGTGAAACCAACTGATGAGGAGCCTTTTGCTCCTAACAACCCTAAAGGCTTTGTCGGCAAGGCGCTTGGACAGCCTGGTTTGAAACGCTCCGTGCGCGTTGGGGAAACGGGTTACAGAGAAGTGGCGGCTTATCTCCTTGACAAGGACGGTTTTGCAAAGGTTCCTCCCACTGCTCTCGTGAAGATCTCTCATTCCATATTCAATGTCAATAATGGTGTGAAGGGTGGGAGCAAGCGTAtggagaagatgttggtgaGCAAGATTGCTTCCTTGCAGCAGTTCATAGCTCATGATTATGACGCTAGCGAGCACGGAACGTCTAGCTTCCCTGTTTCATCCGTGCACCGTGTAGGGATTCTTGATATCAGAATCTTGAATACTGATAGGCACTCAGGGAACCTTCTGGTTAGGAAGCTGGACGGAGTTGGGATGTTTGGACAAGTGGAGCTGATTCCGATTGATCACGGTCTCTCCTTGCCGGAGACTCTGGAGGATCCTTACTTCGAGTGGATTCATTGGCCTCAGGCGTCGATACCGTTCTCTGAAGAGGAGCTGAAGTACATAGCGAGTCTTGATCCTTTTGAGGATTGTGAGATGCTGAGAAGGGAGCTTCCTATGGTACGTGAGGCGAGTCTCCGTGTTTTGGTTCTCTGTACTGTTTTGCTCAAGGAAGCTGCTGCGTATGGGTTGTGTTTGGCTGAGATTGGTGAGATGATGACGAGAGAGGTTCGTCCTGGAGACGAGGAGCCGAGTGAGATTGAAGTGGTTTGTCTTGAGGCTAGGAGTTTGATAGGAGAGAAGGAAGCTGAGTCACCAAGATCAGACTTGGGTGGTGAGGTTGAGTTCCAGTTTGATTTGGACTGTGAGGAAGCATTTACACTAGGGTTCACTCGTAGTCATCTTCCAAAGGTGGAAGAAacaacagaggaagaagatgatgaagaggaagaagaagaagacatcaagGAGAAGGAAGGGAAAGTGCAGGCGATTACAAAGCTTTCAATGTCTCTGAAAACCACTTTTCTTGGTGAGAAGAGCCAAAAGTATCAGAAACATCCAGGAGTGAGAGCAGAGAGCGCATATGCGTCGTCTGCACACAGGAGTGCAGAAGAGCAGATCCCAGCAAGTACAAGCTTTGTGAATCTGGCGGATATGAGTGAAGAGGAGTGGACTATGTTCCTGGAGAAGTATCAGGAGCTGCTTTATCCAGCTTTTGCTAAGCGTAAGGCGATAACTTTAGGACAGAATCTGAGGCAGAGGCTGGGAACTTCTTGCCAGTTTTGA
- the LOC106359244 gene encoding uncharacterized protein LOC106359244 yields MENVEKLQFPALDITGTNYISWVTNVELHLESLSLSQTIKENNTSTPQEKAKSVIFLRRHLDESIIYDYANMRDPKELWKSLKDRIVAELRYCGETITESQMLEKTYTTFHKSHITLQQQYRLRGYTKFSELIVALLIAEKNNELMIKNHMTRPTGSKPFPEANTLDAKKPLKENNTFRGRGRQNYRGRRRKYNPQDRKSFQWVRSEQTPKGKEHQGNTSQKREEACFRCGTKGHWSHLCRTPAHL; encoded by the exons atggaaAACGTGGAGAAGCTCCAATTTCCCGCTTTAGATATCACCGGTACCAACTACATTTCATGGGTTACAAATGTTGAACTTCATCTTGAATCTCTTAGTCTATCCCAGACCATTAAAGAGAATAATACTTCAACGCCTCAAGAAAAGGCTAAATCGGTGATCTTCCTTAGAAGACACCTTGATGAAAGTATTATTTATGACTATGCCAACATGAGAGACCCTAAAGAGCTATGGAAGTCTCTGAAAGATC GAATTGTGGCCGAATTGAGATACTGTGGTGAAACGATCACCGAATCTCAAATGCTTGAGAAGACATACACCACATTCCACAAGAGCCACATCACCCTTCAACAACAGTACAGGTTGCGGGGATATACCAAATTTTCGGAATTGATTGTAGCGCTTCTCATAGCAGAAAAGAACAACGAGTTAATGATCAAGAATCACATGACTCGTCCAACTGGTTCTAAACCGTTTCCTGAAGCAAACACATTAGATGCGAAGAAACCACTCAAGGAAAATAATACCTTTCGGGGTCGCGGTCGTCAAAACTACCGTGGACGACGACGAAAGTACAATCCACAAGATAGGAAGTCATTCCAGTGGGTCCGCTCTGAGCAAACCCCTAAGGGAAAAGAGCACCAAGGAAATACCTCCCAGAAGCGAGAAGAGGCTTGTTTCAGATGCGGTACTAAGGGACATTGGTCTCATTTATGTCGTACCCCTGCACAcctttga
- the LOC106389488 gene encoding extensin-2-like, with the protein MANPNWPSLLMLVLALFTIVVHSSAQYSPPSPPPYAYSSPWLPPYVYKSPPLPPYVYSSPPPPPYVYNSPPPPPYVYSSPPPPPYVYKSPPPPPYVYSSPPPPPYVYKSPPPPPYVYPSPPPPPYVYKSPPPPPYVYSSPPPPPYVYKSPPPPPYVYSSPPPPPYVYKSPPPPPYVYSSPPPPPYVYKSPPPPPYVYSSPPPPLYVYKSPPPPPYVYSSPPPPPYVYKSPPPPPYVYSSPPPPPYVYKSPPPPPYVYSSPPPPPYVYKSPPPPPYVYSSPPPPSYIYSSPPPPSYSYSYSSPPPPIY; encoded by the coding sequence ATGGCCAATCCTAATTGGCCATCTCTACTTATGTTGGTCTTGGCTTTGTTTACCATTGTTGTTCATTCAAGTGCACAATATTCTCCCCCATCACCACCACCATATGCTTATAGTTCTCCATGGCTTCCACCATATGTTTACAAGTCTCCTCCACTACCTCCATACGTATATAGCTCTCCACCGCCTCCTCCATATGTTTACAACTCgccaccaccacctccatacGTCTATagctctccaccaccaccaccatatgtctacaagtctcctccaccacctccataTGTCTATAGCTCTCCACCGccaccaccatatgtctacaagtctcctccaccacctccataCGTATATCCCTCTCCACCGCCTCCTCCCTATGTTtacaagtctcctccaccacctccataCGTCTATagctctccaccaccaccaccatatgtctacaagtctcctccaccacctccataTGTCTATagctctccaccaccaccaccatatgtctacaagtctcctccaccacctccataCGTCTATAGctctccaccacctcctccgTATGTCtacaagtctcctccaccacctccttATGTCTACAGCTCTCCACCGCCTCCCCTGTATGTTtacaagtctcctccaccacctccttATGTCTACAGCTCTCCACCGCCTCCCCCGTATGTTtacaagtctcctccaccacctcccTACGTGTATAGctctccaccacctccaccatatgtctacaagtctcctccaccacctccttATGTCTACAGCTCCCCACCGCCTCCTCCGTATGTTtacaagtctcctccaccacctccgTACGTGTACagttctcctccaccaccatctTACATCTACAGCTCTCCACCACCTCCAAGCTATAGTTATAGCTATAGCTCACCCCCTCCACCAATATactaa
- the LOC125583603 gene encoding uncharacterized protein LOC125583603 has protein sequence MLCPCRDCRNLSHQSLDKIVEHLVIRGMDKKYKSSRWSIHGEKRDSAEDSVLQYETEAFDLFKTIFSMDEGGPNPTTDNEDDEAPEEIEFKKKLRDAQTPLYSDCLKHTKVSAIMGLYRFKVKSGVSENYFDQLLVLLEDLLPEDNVLPKSLAAIKKFLKIFGFGYDSIHACKNDCILYRKEYENLESCPRCKVSRWEMDKHSNELKVGIPAKVLRYFPIKDRFRRMFRSQRMAEDLRWHYTNATEDGTMRHPVDSISWAQVNAKWPDFAADPRNLRLGISTDGMNPFSMQSTNHSTWPVLLVNYNTPPTMCMKAENIMLTLLIPGPTAPGNNIDVYLAPLIDDLKDLWAEGIEVYDSFAKENFNLRALLLWSISDYPALGTLSGCKVKGKQACNVCGKDTPARWLKFSRKFVYMSNRRRLPPGHRYRYKKAWFDNTVEEGNANRIQTGAEIYETLQAFTNDFGRPLEKEKKRKRLELEDDERLQEEECEESNELWRWKKRSIFFDLPYWKVNYSN, from the coding sequence ATGCTATGCCCTTGTAGAGACTGCCGCAATCTGAGCCATCAGTCACTGGATAAAATTGTGGAGCATTTGGTGATTAGGGGTATGGATAAGAAGTATAAGAGTTCTCGTTGGAGTATTCATGGAGAAAAAAGAGATTCTGCAGAAGACagtgttcttcaatatgaaacAGAGGCGTTTGATTTGTTTAAGACAATATTCTCCATGGACGAAGGTGGTCCAAACCCGACAACTGACAACGAAGACGATGAAGCACCAGAGGAAATTGAGTTTAAGAAAAAGCTCAGAGACGCTCAAACGCCATTATACTCGGATTGTCTCAAGCACACAAAGGTTTCAGCTATCATGGGACTTTACAGATTCAAGGTTAAAAGTGGTGTGTCGGAGAACTACTTTGATCAGCTGTTGGTTTTACTTGAGGATTTGCTACCTGAAGACAATGTTCTTCCCAAGAGTTTAGCTGCAATCAAAAAATTTCTGAAGATCTTTGGGTTCGGCTACGACAGTATTCATGCTTGCAAGAATGATTGCATATTGTATAGGAAGGAGTATGAGAACCTAGAAAGCTGTCCAAGATGCAAAGTTTCAAGATGGGAAATGGATAAGCACAGTAATGAGTTAAAGGTGGGGATTCCGGCAAAGGTCCTTAGATATTTTCCAATCAAGGACAGGTTTAGGAGGATGTTTAGATCACAAAGGATGGCTGAAGATCTGCGTTGGCACTATACCAATGCCACTGAAGATGGTACAATGCGGCACCCTGTTGATTCTATCTCTTGGGCACAAGTGAATGCTAAATGGCCAGACTTTGCTGCTGATCCACGGAATCTTCGACTTGGGATTTCTACAGATGGGATGAACCCTTTCTCCATGCAAAGCACCAATCACAGCACATGGCCAGTGTTGTTAGTGAACTATAACACGCCTCCAACCATGTGTATGAAGGCTGAGAATATAATGCTGACTTTGTTGATCCCTGGTCCTACTGCTCCTGGTAACAACATTGATGTTTACCTAGCACCACTGATAGACGATCTAAAGGATTTGTGGGCTGAGGGTATTGAAGTGTATGACTCATTTGCGAAGGAGAACTTTAATCTCAGAGCCTTGCTGCTTTGGAGTATCAGTGACTATCCAGCCTTAGGAACACTGTCTGGATGTAAAGTAAAGGGGAAACAAGCCTGCAATGTATGTGGAAAGGATACACCTGCAAGGTGGCTTAAGTTTAGCCGCAAGTTTGTCTACATGAGTAACAGAAGGAGACTACCGCCTGGCCATCGTTACAGATATAAAAAAGCTTGGTTTGACAACACTGTGGAGGAAGGGAATGCTAATAGGATACAAACAGGCGCTGAGATATATGAGACACTACAAGCTTTTACGAATGATTTTGGTAGACCTctagagaaggaaaaaaaaaggaaaagactagagttggaagatgatgaGAGGTTACAAGAAGAAGAGTGTGAAGAATCAAATGAACTATGGCGGtggaagaagagatcaataTTCTTTGATCTACCTTACTGGAAGGTAAACTATAGTAACTGA